One genomic segment of Acinetobacter oleivorans DR1 includes these proteins:
- a CDS encoding beta-ketoacyl-ACP synthase III produces the protein MGIRITGTGLFHPTEIISNEELADSLNAYVEQYNQENAEKIAAGELEELRGSSAEFIEKASGIKRRYVIEKSGILDPNRLRPRLSERSNDELSLQAEWGVIAAKQAMENAGVTAEDIDVVILACSNMQRAYPAVAIEIQSALGIQGYAYDMNVACSAATFGLKQAADAIRSGARRVLLVNVEITSGHLDYRNRDCHFIFGDVATASIIEETTTKTGFEILDIHLFTQFSNNIRNNFGFLNRSEDAVVDDKLFRQDGRKVFKDVCPLVAKIINAQLEKMQLTANDIKRFWLHQANANMNELILKYVAGKEADLSRAPIILDEFANTSSAGVIIALHRTGHEVDNGEYGVISSFGAGYSVGSIVVQKHVA, from the coding sequence ATGGGCATTCGTATCACAGGTACTGGGTTATTTCACCCAACAGAAATCATTTCTAATGAAGAACTGGCCGACAGTTTAAATGCTTATGTGGAACAATATAACCAAGAGAATGCAGAGAAAATTGCAGCAGGTGAACTCGAAGAATTACGTGGTTCTAGTGCTGAATTTATTGAAAAAGCGTCTGGTATTAAGCGCCGTTACGTGATTGAGAAATCAGGTATTCTTGATCCAAATCGTTTGCGTCCTCGTTTGTCTGAACGTTCAAACGATGAACTTTCACTTCAAGCAGAGTGGGGCGTGATTGCTGCGAAACAGGCAATGGAAAATGCAGGTGTAACTGCTGAAGATATCGATGTTGTAATTTTAGCATGTTCAAACATGCAGCGTGCTTATCCAGCTGTAGCGATTGAAATCCAGTCAGCACTTGGCATTCAAGGGTATGCCTACGACATGAACGTTGCATGTTCAGCTGCTACTTTTGGTTTGAAACAAGCAGCTGATGCAATTCGTTCAGGTGCTCGCCGTGTTTTATTGGTGAACGTTGAGATTACATCGGGTCACCTAGACTACCGTAACCGTGACTGTCACTTCATTTTTGGTGATGTTGCAACGGCTTCTATTATTGAAGAAACGACTACTAAGACTGGTTTTGAAATCTTAGATATTCATTTATTTACGCAATTTTCAAACAACATTCGCAATAACTTTGGTTTCTTAAACCGTAGTGAAGATGCAGTGGTTGACGACAAGTTATTCCGTCAAGATGGCCGCAAAGTATTTAAAGATGTTTGTCCGTTAGTGGCAAAAATCATTAATGCGCAGTTGGAGAAAATGCAGTTAACTGCAAACGATATTAAGCGTTTCTGGTTACATCAAGCCAATGCCAACATGAATGAACTAATCTTGAAATATGTGGCTGGTAAAGAGGCCGATCTAAGCCGTGCCCCAATTATTCTAGATGAATTTGCAAATACCTCTTCAGCAGGTGTGATTATTGCTTTACACCGTACAGGCCACGAAGTAGATAATGGCGAGTATGGCGTGATTTCATCTTTCGGCGCTGGTTATTCAGTGGGTTCGATTGTTGTACAAAAGCATGTTGCTTAA
- the hrpA gene encoding ATP-dependent RNA helicase HrpA, with protein sequence MQNDLNIDQLVMARDRYRLNRLRKDKKANTAEIEKLFEQSNAKVRQRFERLPKIKLNQELPVSQYADRLIDAIQKHQVIIVAGETGSGKTTQLPQIAMLAGRGLTGMIGHTQPRRLAARSVSQRIAEEVGEKLGESIGFKIRFNEQGSQDSIVRLMTDGILLAELGNDRFLSKYDTIIIDEAHERSLNIDFIMGYLKQLLPKRPDLKVIVTSATLDVNRFSNYFNDAPVFEVEGRSYPVEVLYRPISEMNIGGSDDDEFDDFEEKLPRAVVQAVEECFADAEAKGHPEHADILIFSSTEQEIRELQETLQKYGPRHTEILPLYARLAVSEQQKIFSPGGKGRRIIIATNVAETALTVPNIRYVIDSGFARISRYNYRSRVQRLPIEAISQAAANQRKGRCGRIAAGVCIRLYSEEDFLSRPEFTEPEIKRTNLASVILQMHSLGLGELENFDFIEPPDFRLVNDGRKLLIELGALNEKKNELTKVGQMMARMPIDPRLARMIVGGAHFGVLKEILIVVSALAVQDPRERPADKQMQADQKHALFKEADSDFLFYLKLWDTLNPKGEAGMSENKRRQFAKQNFLSWLRLREWKQTHQQLVELAEGLKLSFNEKAANYENLHRALLTGLLSFIANKTDERNTFMAVRQQKAKVFPASTLHKTNTSWVMAFEMVETSQVYLRTLAKIDPEWILLAARDLLKYHYFEPHWSKKAGIVNAYAQISLFGLIIEPKRLINFEKVDQPAAHEIFLRDALTTGNLGTIPPFLKHNLLKLEEVERVEDKLRRRDLVVDEETIYQFYASKIPEEIASRRSFEDWRATVEANHPRYLFIEDDSLWLNDRPTTQQFPDHLHNGQLRLATTYHFDPSHDEDGATVQIPVQALPQVDENIWSWGIPGWRQDLIEALLKALPKDKRRNVVPIPDTARKLMQGIDAVHLREHIFSYLAFALRGEQITDKDFSFERIDPYLVPFIKVIDEKGKLIAKGRDLPELKARCRVETHRPVKQQKGEFKDFPENFTFEASHKVTGVVVKQYQALVPTKAFADLEAKDESGIVIQTFNDQAEAIKQHREGIIRLVHMQLGDLVRQLKKQISKPLALAYSPLGDKAKLEQMLVYATLQMAITTLPINADEFNKLLEQVKKQFLSHGQQALEQLSDIYIQWQQIRRQLLVLDAGVFGRSIDDIEDQLDLMSLGNFVYCQPVDLWQEYPRYLKALLLRLDRLPNNLQRDHAAIDDVDPWMDKVFKFKNNSKIKELYLMLEEFRISLFSQPMKTKMPISPTRLQKLWDRLGIS encoded by the coding sequence GTGCAGAATGATTTAAATATTGATCAGTTGGTAATGGCAAGAGATCGTTACCGTTTAAATCGTTTGCGTAAAGATAAAAAAGCCAATACAGCAGAGATTGAAAAATTATTTGAACAATCGAATGCCAAAGTAAGGCAGCGTTTTGAACGCCTCCCTAAAATTAAACTGAATCAGGAACTACCTGTTTCTCAATATGCTGACCGTTTAATTGATGCGATTCAAAAGCATCAGGTCATTATTGTGGCAGGTGAGACCGGTTCAGGTAAAACCACTCAGCTTCCTCAAATTGCAATGTTAGCAGGCCGTGGCTTAACAGGTATGATTGGTCATACTCAGCCACGTCGTTTAGCTGCACGTAGTGTGTCGCAGCGTATTGCAGAAGAAGTCGGCGAAAAGCTTGGCGAATCGATTGGTTTTAAAATCCGATTTAATGAACAAGGTTCGCAAGATTCGATTGTACGGTTAATGACCGATGGTATTTTGCTTGCCGAGTTAGGCAATGACCGTTTCTTGTCTAAATATGACACGATCATTATTGATGAAGCGCATGAACGCTCACTCAATATCGATTTTATTATGGGTTATTTAAAGCAGTTACTGCCAAAACGCCCAGACCTAAAAGTTATCGTGACTTCGGCAACTTTAGATGTAAATCGTTTTAGTAATTACTTTAATGATGCACCAGTTTTTGAAGTAGAAGGTCGTAGCTATCCGGTTGAAGTGCTTTATCGTCCAATTTCAGAGATGAATATTGGCGGAAGTGATGACGATGAGTTTGATGATTTCGAAGAAAAATTACCTCGAGCAGTCGTACAGGCAGTAGAAGAATGCTTTGCTGACGCAGAAGCAAAAGGTCACCCCGAACATGCCGACATTTTAATTTTCTCAAGTACAGAGCAAGAAATTCGTGAGTTGCAGGAAACCTTGCAAAAGTACGGGCCAAGACATACCGAAATTTTACCGTTGTATGCGCGCTTAGCTGTTTCTGAACAACAAAAAATTTTTAGTCCAGGTGGTAAAGGCCGTCGTATTATTATTGCGACCAACGTGGCCGAAACTGCACTTACGGTTCCAAATATTCGCTATGTGATTGATAGCGGTTTTGCCCGTATTTCTCGTTATAACTACCGTTCACGTGTGCAACGTTTACCAATTGAAGCAATTTCTCAAGCTGCTGCTAATCAGCGTAAAGGGCGTTGCGGTCGTATTGCGGCGGGTGTGTGTATTCGTTTATATAGCGAAGAAGACTTTTTAAGCCGTCCTGAGTTTACCGAACCTGAAATTAAACGGACTAACTTAGCGTCTGTTATTTTACAAATGCACAGTTTAGGTTTGGGTGAGCTAGAAAACTTTGATTTTATTGAGCCGCCAGATTTCCGACTTGTAAATGATGGCCGTAAGTTGCTGATCGAGCTAGGCGCACTTAACGAGAAGAAAAATGAGCTGACTAAAGTCGGGCAAATGATGGCACGTATGCCAATTGATCCACGACTCGCTCGTATGATTGTTGGCGGTGCTCATTTTGGTGTACTCAAAGAAATTTTAATTGTGGTCAGTGCTTTAGCTGTCCAAGACCCACGTGAGCGCCCAGCCGATAAACAGATGCAGGCTGACCAAAAGCATGCTTTGTTTAAAGAAGCAGATTCAGATTTTCTGTTTTATTTGAAACTTTGGGATACTTTAAATCCTAAAGGTGAAGCAGGTATGTCTGAAAATAAACGACGTCAGTTTGCTAAGCAGAATTTTTTAAGTTGGTTACGTTTACGTGAATGGAAGCAGACACACCAGCAATTGGTTGAGTTAGCAGAAGGTTTAAAACTTAGCTTTAATGAAAAAGCTGCAAATTATGAAAACTTGCACCGCGCATTGCTGACAGGCTTATTATCGTTCATTGCCAATAAAACAGATGAGCGCAATACCTTTATGGCGGTGCGTCAGCAAAAGGCTAAAGTTTTTCCAGCAAGTACGTTGCACAAAACCAATACCTCTTGGGTGATGGCTTTTGAGATGGTTGAAACCTCTCAAGTGTATTTACGTACTTTAGCCAAAATTGACCCTGAATGGATTTTGCTTGCTGCACGTGACTTATTGAAATATCACTATTTTGAGCCGCATTGGTCTAAAAAAGCTGGGATCGTAAATGCCTATGCTCAAATTTCGCTGTTTGGTTTAATTATTGAGCCAAAACGGTTAATTAATTTTGAGAAAGTTGACCAGCCTGCTGCGCATGAGATTTTCTTACGCGATGCATTAACCACTGGTAATTTGGGTACGATCCCACCATTTTTAAAACACAACTTGCTTAAACTTGAAGAAGTAGAGCGAGTTGAAGATAAATTGCGTCGCCGTGATTTAGTGGTCGATGAAGAAACGATTTATCAGTTTTATGCCTCTAAGATTCCTGAAGAAATCGCAAGCCGTCGTAGTTTTGAAGACTGGCGCGCGACGGTAGAAGCGAATCATCCACGCTATTTATTTATTGAAGATGATTCACTCTGGCTCAATGACCGACCAACAACGCAGCAATTCCCAGATCATCTACACAATGGGCAGCTACGTTTAGCAACAACATATCATTTTGACCCGAGCCATGATGAAGATGGTGCCACTGTTCAAATTCCTGTGCAGGCGCTGCCTCAAGTTGATGAAAATATTTGGTCATGGGGAATTCCGGGTTGGCGCCAAGATTTAATTGAGGCATTACTTAAAGCTTTACCTAAAGATAAGCGTCGTAATGTAGTGCCTATTCCTGATACTGCTCGTAAGCTCATGCAAGGCATTGATGCAGTACATTTACGTGAACATATTTTTAGTTATTTAGCTTTTGCCTTACGTGGTGAGCAAATTACTGACAAAGATTTCTCGTTTGAACGCATTGATCCATATTTGGTGCCTTTCATTAAGGTTATTGATGAAAAAGGTAAGCTGATTGCGAAAGGTCGTGATTTACCTGAGTTAAAAGCACGTTGCCGCGTAGAAACACATCGTCCAGTTAAACAGCAAAAAGGTGAGTTTAAGGACTTTCCTGAAAACTTTACTTTTGAGGCTTCTCATAAAGTTACGGGCGTTGTAGTAAAGCAATATCAGGCTTTGGTTCCTACAAAAGCTTTTGCTGACCTCGAAGCTAAAGATGAGTCAGGCATTGTTATTCAAACGTTTAACGATCAAGCTGAGGCGATTAAGCAGCATCGTGAAGGGATTATCCGTCTCGTCCATATGCAACTTGGCGATTTGGTTCGCCAGTTGAAAAAGCAGATTTCAAAACCGCTTGCTTTGGCATATTCACCTTTGGGTGATAAAGCTAAGCTTGAGCAGATGTTGGTCTATGCTACGTTGCAAATGGCAATTACAACTTTGCCAATTAATGCAGATGAATTTAATAAACTACTCGAGCAAGTCAAAAAGCAATTTTTGAGTCATGGTCAGCAAGCACTTGAGCAATTAAGTGACATTTATATCCAGTGGCAACAAATTCGCCGTCAGCTTTTGGTGCTTGATGCAGGTGTGTTTGGACGTAGTATTGATGATATTGAAGATCAGTTAGATCTCATGTCACTTGGCAATTTTGTTTACTGCCAACCCGTCGATCTTTGGCAGGAATATCCGCGTTATTTAAAAGCGCTGCTATTGCGTTTAGATCGGTTGCCAAATAATCTACAGCGAGATCATGCCGCTATTGATGATGTCGATCCATGGATGGACAAGGTATTTAAATTCAAAAACAATTCCAAAATCAAAGAATTGTATTTGATGTTGGAAGAATTCCGCATTTCTTTATTTTCTCAGCCGATGAAAACCAAGATGCCTATTTCACCAACTCGACTGCAAAAGTTATGGGATCGTTTGGGAATCAGTTAA
- the ahpC gene encoding alkyl hydroperoxide reductase subunit C, protein MSLINTEVKPFQATAYHNGQFVEVNETNLKGKWSVVFFYPADFTFVCPTELGDLADNYAEFQKLGVEIYAVSTDTHFTHKAWHDTSEEIKKIQYPLVGDPTWTLSKNFDVLIESEGLADRGTFVIDPEGKIQIVELNAGGIGRDASELLRKVKAAQYVHAHPGEVCPAKWKEGEATLAPSIDLVGKI, encoded by the coding sequence ATGAGCTTGATTAATACTGAAGTTAAACCATTCCAAGCAACTGCTTACCACAACGGCCAATTTGTTGAAGTTAACGAAACTAACCTTAAAGGTAAGTGGTCTGTTGTATTCTTCTATCCAGCTGACTTCACTTTCGTTTGTCCAACTGAACTTGGTGACTTAGCTGACAACTACGCTGAATTCCAAAAACTTGGTGTTGAAATTTATGCTGTATCTACTGATACACACTTCACTCATAAAGCTTGGCACGACACTTCTGAAGAAATCAAAAAAATCCAATATCCATTAGTTGGTGACCCAACTTGGACTCTTTCTAAAAACTTCGACGTTCTTATTGAATCTGAAGGTTTAGCTGACCGTGGTACTTTCGTTATCGATCCAGAAGGTAAAATCCAAATCGTTGAACTCAACGCTGGTGGTATCGGCCGTGACGCGTCTGAACTTCTTCGTAAAGTAAAAGCTGCTCAATACGTACACGCTCACCCAGGTGAAGTTTGCCCAGCTAAATGGAAAGAAGGCGAAGCTACTCTTGCTCCATCTATCGACCTAGTTGGTAAAATCTAA
- a CDS encoding KTSC domain-containing protein has translation MEKSVVVTSWKYDVSSRYLKIFYSNGSGELYHPVPEFIYNNLLRTNDKTAFVHKYLEFDLHFNRLRISA, from the coding sequence ATGGAAAAATCTGTTGTTGTAACCTCTTGGAAATACGATGTTTCTTCACGCTATTTAAAAATTTTCTATAGCAATGGCTCAGGTGAGCTCTACCATCCAGTTCCAGAGTTTATCTACAATAATTTGTTACGTACCAATGATAAAACTGCATTTGTTCACAAATATCTTGAGTTTGATCTGCATTTTAATAGA